A genome region from Gouania willdenowi chromosome 9, fGouWil2.1, whole genome shotgun sequence includes the following:
- the vdac3 gene encoding voltage-dependent anion-selective channel protein 3 isoform X4 — translation MAVPPAYADLGKSAKDILNKGFGYGVLKLDVKTKTQSGVEFATSGSNNTDTGRSGGHLETKYKLKDLGMTFNQKWNTDNTLTTEITMEDQLAKGLKLGLDSSFVPNTGKKSAKLKTAYKRDFMNVGCDLDFDMSGPTVHAAAVLGYEGWLAGYQLAFDTAKSKMTQNNFALGYKAGDFQLHTNVNDGIEFGGSIYQKVNSNLETAVHLAWTAGSNNTRFGLGAKYQLDKDASLSTKVNSACLVGVGYTQTLRPGVKLTLSALIDGKNVNAGGHKVGMGFELEA, via the exons ATGGCTGTTCCTCCAGCATATGCAGATCTGGGAAAATCTGCCAAAGATATCTTGAATAAGGGCTTTG GGTATGGAGTTCTGAAGCTGGATGTCAAGACCAAGACCCAGAGTGGGGTT GAGTTTGCCACCTCAGGCTccaacaacacagacacagggAGGTCGGGAGGCCACCTGGAGACCAAGTACAAGCTTAAAGACCTGGGAATGACCTTCAACCAGAAATGGAACACAGACAACACGCTGACCACAGAGATCACCATGGAAGACCAG CTGGCTAAAGGCCTGAAGCTCGGGTTGGACTCGTCGTTTGTGCCAAATACTgg CAAGAAGAGCGCCAAACTGAAGACCGCCTACAAGCGTGACTTTATGAACGTGGGATGCGACTTGGACTTCGACATGTCCGGTCCCACCGTTCACGCTGCGGCCGTGCTGGGTTACGAGGGCTGGTTAGCTGGTTACCAGTTAGCTTTTGACACGGCTAAatccaaaatgactcaaaacaactTTGCCCTGGGATACAAGGCCGGAGACTTCCAGCTCCACACCAACGT AAATGACGGCATCGAGTTCGGTGGCTCCATTTACCAGAAGGTGAACAGTAACTTGGAGACGGCCGTCCACCTGGCCTGGACCGCAGGCAGCAACAACACCCGCTTTGGACTCGGAGCCAAATACCAGCTGGATAAGGACGCGTCCCTTTCT ACTAAGGTGAACAGCGCTTGCCTTGTTGGTGTTGGATACACACAAACCCTCAGGCCAG GAGTGAAGCTCACCCTCTCAGCGCTGATCGATGGGAAGAACGTGAACGCCGGCGGGCACAAAGTGGGCATGGGTTTCGAGCTGGAGGCGTAA
- the vdac3 gene encoding voltage-dependent anion-selective channel protein 3 isoform X2 has translation MADKVEGVQNKAHCGKCHHHTPKGHGTMAVPPAYADLGKSAKDILNKGFGYGVLKLDVKTKTQSGVEFATSGSNNTDTGRSGGHLETKYKLKDLGMTFNQKWNTDNTLTTEITMEDQLAKGLKLGLDSSFVPNTGKKSAKLKTAYKRDFMNVGCDLDFDMSGPTVHAAAVLGYEGWLAGYQLAFDTAKSKMTQNNFALGYKAGDFQLHTNVNDGIEFGGSIYQKVNSNLETAVHLAWTAGSNNTRFGLGAKYQLDKDASLSTKVNSACLVGVGYTQTLRPGVKLTLSALIDGKNVNAGGHKVGMGFELEA, from the exons ATGGCAGATAAAGTGGAGGGTGTTCAGAACAAAGCCCACTGTGGGAAGTGTCATCATCACACACCCAAAGGACACG GCACAATGGCTGTTCCTCCAGCATATGCAGATCTGGGAAAATCTGCCAAAGATATCTTGAATAAGGGCTTTG GGTATGGAGTTCTGAAGCTGGATGTCAAGACCAAGACCCAGAGTGGGGTT GAGTTTGCCACCTCAGGCTccaacaacacagacacagggAGGTCGGGAGGCCACCTGGAGACCAAGTACAAGCTTAAAGACCTGGGAATGACCTTCAACCAGAAATGGAACACAGACAACACGCTGACCACAGAGATCACCATGGAAGACCAG CTGGCTAAAGGCCTGAAGCTCGGGTTGGACTCGTCGTTTGTGCCAAATACTgg CAAGAAGAGCGCCAAACTGAAGACCGCCTACAAGCGTGACTTTATGAACGTGGGATGCGACTTGGACTTCGACATGTCCGGTCCCACCGTTCACGCTGCGGCCGTGCTGGGTTACGAGGGCTGGTTAGCTGGTTACCAGTTAGCTTTTGACACGGCTAAatccaaaatgactcaaaacaactTTGCCCTGGGATACAAGGCCGGAGACTTCCAGCTCCACACCAACGT AAATGACGGCATCGAGTTCGGTGGCTCCATTTACCAGAAGGTGAACAGTAACTTGGAGACGGCCGTCCACCTGGCCTGGACCGCAGGCAGCAACAACACCCGCTTTGGACTCGGAGCCAAATACCAGCTGGATAAGGACGCGTCCCTTTCT ACTAAGGTGAACAGCGCTTGCCTTGTTGGTGTTGGATACACACAAACCCTCAGGCCAG GAGTGAAGCTCACCCTCTCAGCGCTGATCGATGGGAAGAACGTGAACGCCGGCGGGCACAAAGTGGGCATGGGTTTCGAGCTGGAGGCGTAA
- the vdac3 gene encoding voltage-dependent anion-selective channel protein 3 isoform X1, with protein MADKVEGVQNKAHCGKCHHHTPKGHGTMAVPPAYADLGKSAKDILNKGFGYGVLKLDVKTKTQSGVMEFATSGSNNTDTGRSGGHLETKYKLKDLGMTFNQKWNTDNTLTTEITMEDQLAKGLKLGLDSSFVPNTGKKSAKLKTAYKRDFMNVGCDLDFDMSGPTVHAAAVLGYEGWLAGYQLAFDTAKSKMTQNNFALGYKAGDFQLHTNVNDGIEFGGSIYQKVNSNLETAVHLAWTAGSNNTRFGLGAKYQLDKDASLSTKVNSACLVGVGYTQTLRPGVKLTLSALIDGKNVNAGGHKVGMGFELEA; from the exons ATGGCAGATAAAGTGGAGGGTGTTCAGAACAAAGCCCACTGTGGGAAGTGTCATCATCACACACCCAAAGGACACG GCACAATGGCTGTTCCTCCAGCATATGCAGATCTGGGAAAATCTGCCAAAGATATCTTGAATAAGGGCTTTG GGTATGGAGTTCTGAAGCTGGATGTCAAGACCAAGACCCAGAGTGGGGTT ATg GAGTTTGCCACCTCAGGCTccaacaacacagacacagggAGGTCGGGAGGCCACCTGGAGACCAAGTACAAGCTTAAAGACCTGGGAATGACCTTCAACCAGAAATGGAACACAGACAACACGCTGACCACAGAGATCACCATGGAAGACCAG CTGGCTAAAGGCCTGAAGCTCGGGTTGGACTCGTCGTTTGTGCCAAATACTgg CAAGAAGAGCGCCAAACTGAAGACCGCCTACAAGCGTGACTTTATGAACGTGGGATGCGACTTGGACTTCGACATGTCCGGTCCCACCGTTCACGCTGCGGCCGTGCTGGGTTACGAGGGCTGGTTAGCTGGTTACCAGTTAGCTTTTGACACGGCTAAatccaaaatgactcaaaacaactTTGCCCTGGGATACAAGGCCGGAGACTTCCAGCTCCACACCAACGT AAATGACGGCATCGAGTTCGGTGGCTCCATTTACCAGAAGGTGAACAGTAACTTGGAGACGGCCGTCCACCTGGCCTGGACCGCAGGCAGCAACAACACCCGCTTTGGACTCGGAGCCAAATACCAGCTGGATAAGGACGCGTCCCTTTCT ACTAAGGTGAACAGCGCTTGCCTTGTTGGTGTTGGATACACACAAACCCTCAGGCCAG GAGTGAAGCTCACCCTCTCAGCGCTGATCGATGGGAAGAACGTGAACGCCGGCGGGCACAAAGTGGGCATGGGTTTCGAGCTGGAGGCGTAA
- the vdac3 gene encoding voltage-dependent anion-selective channel protein 3 isoform X3: MAVPPAYADLGKSAKDILNKGFGYGVLKLDVKTKTQSGVMEFATSGSNNTDTGRSGGHLETKYKLKDLGMTFNQKWNTDNTLTTEITMEDQLAKGLKLGLDSSFVPNTGKKSAKLKTAYKRDFMNVGCDLDFDMSGPTVHAAAVLGYEGWLAGYQLAFDTAKSKMTQNNFALGYKAGDFQLHTNVNDGIEFGGSIYQKVNSNLETAVHLAWTAGSNNTRFGLGAKYQLDKDASLSTKVNSACLVGVGYTQTLRPGVKLTLSALIDGKNVNAGGHKVGMGFELEA; encoded by the exons ATGGCTGTTCCTCCAGCATATGCAGATCTGGGAAAATCTGCCAAAGATATCTTGAATAAGGGCTTTG GGTATGGAGTTCTGAAGCTGGATGTCAAGACCAAGACCCAGAGTGGGGTT ATg GAGTTTGCCACCTCAGGCTccaacaacacagacacagggAGGTCGGGAGGCCACCTGGAGACCAAGTACAAGCTTAAAGACCTGGGAATGACCTTCAACCAGAAATGGAACACAGACAACACGCTGACCACAGAGATCACCATGGAAGACCAG CTGGCTAAAGGCCTGAAGCTCGGGTTGGACTCGTCGTTTGTGCCAAATACTgg CAAGAAGAGCGCCAAACTGAAGACCGCCTACAAGCGTGACTTTATGAACGTGGGATGCGACTTGGACTTCGACATGTCCGGTCCCACCGTTCACGCTGCGGCCGTGCTGGGTTACGAGGGCTGGTTAGCTGGTTACCAGTTAGCTTTTGACACGGCTAAatccaaaatgactcaaaacaactTTGCCCTGGGATACAAGGCCGGAGACTTCCAGCTCCACACCAACGT AAATGACGGCATCGAGTTCGGTGGCTCCATTTACCAGAAGGTGAACAGTAACTTGGAGACGGCCGTCCACCTGGCCTGGACCGCAGGCAGCAACAACACCCGCTTTGGACTCGGAGCCAAATACCAGCTGGATAAGGACGCGTCCCTTTCT ACTAAGGTGAACAGCGCTTGCCTTGTTGGTGTTGGATACACACAAACCCTCAGGCCAG GAGTGAAGCTCACCCTCTCAGCGCTGATCGATGGGAAGAACGTGAACGCCGGCGGGCACAAAGTGGGCATGGGTTTCGAGCTGGAGGCGTAA